The proteins below are encoded in one region of Halocatena salina:
- a CDS encoding DNA-directed RNA polymerase subunit A'' — MAVSDDIELVVEDTELPRRLKDKVYSVINEKGVTDIEAADQIARRVEREYVDTRVDPLDPVGTVSAQSIGEPGTQMSVPHDERILLRRDGETEATEIGPLVDSLMESRETRAFDDHEVALAPDDLEVLSLGRDEQVQWKPVEEVSRHKTPDELLRFTLESGRTVRATKAHSFVTREDNEIVPVNGSDLEAGDWLPVVGEFSVEDGTESTDLREYLPPDEYWYTSSLTDGGTETAVPAGPDQIRNKRKALTAGEIEERAVYPVQGTVGFPERFSLDEETGFFVGALLAEGNVTDYYVSVSNVDPAFQERIRSFAHRFGLSVNEYKNKSGFTDGYDIRVNGKVLADFIRSACFEDDNKIVPDFAFGASEEFVGGLLNGYFSGDGNVSASAIRASSTSEQLIEGIALLLARVGVYATRSSQEKSHTLRIPNKFVPHFAEQSGMIGERGEQLSELAAEVDSAGPDTTDQIPNFGDVIESVAKAGNIPQRQFNSATKRQRIGRNRLARLVSRIEDEVDSTPEELDVLRKAVEGDVVWDRIESIERIESEHEHVYDVSVAGLETFTTGQGVVTHNTMNTFHYAGVAEIDVTQGLPRLIELVDARKTPDTPTMTVHLEDEYADNREKAHEVVWKIEATRILALGDVSTNVADMLVRIDLNEETLHERWPTVESLDIIVTEIADTIESELGVETYHQGTMIEFGPDEPSYRDLLQLVEELRDIVFKGIGDISRVVIRKEDRDDRDGQEFVLYTEGAAFKKVLEIEGVDASRTTTNNIHEVYRVLGVEAARERIIEETMDTLEEQGLGDVNIRHLMLVADIMTNRGTIESIGRHGISGNKESVLARAAFEVTVNHLLDAAVHGESDELDGVTENVIVGKPIKLGTGDVTLRMGSTATDE, encoded by the coding sequence ATGGCAGTAAGTGACGATATCGAACTCGTCGTCGAGGACACGGAACTCCCACGACGGCTCAAAGATAAGGTGTACAGCGTTATCAACGAGAAAGGCGTGACCGACATCGAGGCCGCCGATCAGATCGCCCGTCGGGTCGAACGGGAGTACGTCGACACGCGCGTCGATCCGCTCGATCCCGTGGGCACTGTCAGCGCCCAATCCATCGGGGAGCCGGGGACGCAGATGTCGGTTCCACATGACGAGCGGATCCTTCTCCGCCGTGACGGAGAGACAGAGGCGACCGAAATCGGGCCACTTGTCGACTCACTCATGGAATCTCGGGAGACGCGAGCGTTCGACGATCACGAGGTTGCGCTCGCTCCCGATGATCTCGAAGTGTTGAGTCTCGGGCGGGACGAGCAGGTGCAATGGAAGCCCGTCGAAGAAGTCAGTCGCCACAAGACGCCGGATGAACTGCTTCGGTTCACGCTCGAATCTGGGCGAACGGTTCGGGCGACGAAAGCCCACTCGTTCGTGACGCGAGAAGACAACGAGATCGTACCTGTGAACGGGTCAGATCTCGAAGCTGGCGACTGGCTTCCAGTCGTAGGTGAATTCTCAGTCGAGGATGGGACCGAAAGTACAGACCTCAGGGAATATCTCCCACCAGATGAGTACTGGTACACATCATCCCTCACAGACGGTGGGACCGAGACAGCAGTGCCAGCCGGTCCTGACCAGATTCGTAATAAGCGGAAGGCACTCACAGCGGGGGAGATTGAAGAACGTGCCGTATATCCCGTTCAGGGGACTGTTGGCTTTCCCGAACGGTTCTCTCTCGACGAAGAGACGGGTTTCTTCGTTGGCGCGCTGCTGGCCGAGGGCAACGTCACAGATTACTACGTATCTGTCTCGAACGTCGATCCAGCGTTCCAAGAGCGTATTCGGTCGTTCGCCCACAGATTCGGTCTCTCAGTAAACGAGTATAAGAACAAAAGTGGATTCACCGACGGATACGATATCCGGGTGAACGGAAAGGTTCTTGCTGACTTCATTAGGTCGGCGTGTTTCGAGGACGATAATAAAATCGTCCCGGACTTCGCTTTCGGCGCGTCTGAGGAATTCGTTGGGGGACTCCTCAACGGTTACTTCAGCGGAGACGGCAACGTAAGCGCCTCAGCAATTCGGGCTAGTTCCACATCCGAACAGCTCATAGAAGGGATAGCGCTGTTGCTCGCACGTGTTGGTGTCTATGCCACACGGTCTAGTCAGGAGAAGTCACACACACTCCGCATTCCGAATAAATTCGTACCGCACTTTGCCGAGCAAAGCGGAATGATCGGCGAACGCGGCGAGCAACTATCCGAGCTTGCAGCGGAGGTAGATTCGGCTGGACCGGATACCACGGATCAGATACCCAACTTTGGTGATGTCATAGAATCCGTAGCGAAGGCCGGAAACATTCCTCAACGGCAGTTTAACAGCGCGACAAAACGCCAGCGAATCGGTCGTAATCGTCTCGCGCGTTTGGTATCACGTATTGAGGATGAAGTGGACTCAACACCTGAGGAACTCGATGTACTCCGGAAGGCTGTCGAAGGGGATGTCGTCTGGGACCGTATCGAGTCCATCGAGCGGATCGAAAGCGAACACGAACACGTCTATGATGTGTCAGTTGCAGGGTTAGAGACGTTCACGACCGGTCAAGGAGTCGTGACGCACAACACGATGAACACCTTCCACTACGCGGGGGTCGCGGAGATCGACGTGACTCAAGGGTTGCCGCGTCTCATCGAGTTGGTCGACGCGCGGAAGACACCGGACACGCCGACGATGACGGTGCATTTAGAAGACGAGTACGCCGACAACCGCGAGAAGGCCCACGAAGTGGTGTGGAAGATCGAGGCGACCCGCATTCTCGCGTTGGGTGACGTGTCGACCAACGTCGCTGACATGCTGGTGCGGATCGATCTCAACGAGGAGACCCTCCACGAGCGGTGGCCGACGGTCGAGAGTTTGGACATCATCGTCACCGAGATCGCCGACACGATCGAGAGCGAGCTGGGCGTCGAGACCTACCATCAAGGAACGATGATCGAGTTCGGCCCGGACGAACCGAGCTACCGCGATCTCCTCCAGTTGGTCGAAGAGCTTCGTGACATCGTGTTCAAAGGGATCGGAGACATCTCCCGGGTCGTCATCCGGAAAGAGGACCGCGATGACAGGGATGGTCAGGAGTTCGTGTTGTACACCGAAGGGGCAGCCTTCAAGAAGGTGCTCGAAATCGAGGGCGTCGACGCGAGCCGAACGACGACGAACAACATCCACGAGGTGTACCGCGTGCTGGGTGTCGAGGCCGCCCGCGAACGCATCATCGAGGAGACGATGGACACCCTCGAAGAGCAGGGTCTCGGTGACGTGAACATTCGGCACCTGATGTTGGTCGCGGACATCATGACCAACCGAGGAACGATCGAATCGATCGGCCGACACGGTATTTCCGGAAACAAAGAGAGCGTCCTCGCGCGTGCTGCGTTCGAGGTGACCGTCAACCACCTGCTCGACGCCGCTGTTCACGGTGAATCCGACGAACTCGACGGTGTGACCGAAAACGTCATCGTCGGCAAACCGATCAAACTCGGTACTGGAGATGTCACCCTCCGAATGGGATCGACGGCAACGGACGAATAA
- a CDS encoding 30S ribosomal protein S12, which produces MANGKYAARKLKKDRQNHRWSDSEYARRARGLGEKSDPLEGAPQGRGIVLEKVGVEAKQPNSAIRKCVRVQLIKNGKQVTAFCPGDGAISFIDEHDEVTIAGIGGAKGRAMGDLSGVNYKVEKVNGVSLIELVRGNAEKPVR; this is translated from the coding sequence ATGGCGAACGGCAAGTACGCCGCGCGGAAACTCAAGAAGGACCGCCAGAACCATCGGTGGTCCGACTCGGAGTACGCGCGACGCGCTCGCGGACTCGGGGAGAAATCCGATCCCTTAGAGGGTGCTCCTCAGGGACGAGGTATCGTGCTCGAAAAAGTTGGCGTCGAGGCAAAACAGCCCAACTCGGCCATTCGGAAGTGTGTCCGGGTACAGCTCATCAAAAACGGAAAGCAGGTAACGGCGTTCTGTCCCGGCGACGGCGCGATCTCCTTCATCGATGAACACGACGAAGTGACCATCGCCGGGATCGGTGGTGCGAAGGGTCGCGCGATGGGCGACCTGTCGGGCGTGAACTACAAGGTCGAAAAGGTAAACGGCGTCAGCCTGATCGAACTCGTCCGCGGGAACGCGGAAAAGCCGGTGCGATAG
- a CDS encoding 30S ribosomal protein S7 — MSGSETPDPDQPAGSDEVDVNAQLFARWSVSDIAYSDPSTERYITVTPVAHTMGRHASKQFKKSEISIVERLINRLMRTEENTGKKGMTTKIVREAFDIVHDRTEENPVQVLVTAVENAAPREETVRLKYGGISVPQAVDVAPQRRVDQALKFLAEGAHEASFKSTTSVEQALAEQLIGSSNYDVQTYAINQKEEKERVAAAAR; from the coding sequence ATGAGCGGCTCAGAAACACCGGATCCCGATCAGCCGGCGGGAAGCGACGAGGTCGATGTCAACGCACAACTGTTTGCTCGGTGGAGCGTCTCCGATATCGCCTACTCTGATCCCTCGACCGAGCGCTATATCACGGTCACGCCGGTCGCACATACGATGGGGCGACACGCCTCAAAACAGTTCAAGAAAAGCGAGATCAGCATCGTTGAGCGGCTCATCAACCGTCTGATGCGAACGGAGGAGAACACCGGCAAGAAAGGGATGACGACGAAGATCGTCCGCGAGGCGTTCGACATCGTCCACGATCGCACGGAGGAAAACCCAGTACAGGTGCTCGTGACGGCGGTCGAAAACGCTGCTCCCCGCGAAGAGACAGTTCGACTCAAATACGGCGGGATCTCCGTTCCTCAGGCCGTCGACGTCGCTCCCCAGCGCCGGGTCGACCAAGCGCTCAAGTTCCTCGCCGAAGGTGCACACGAGGCGTCATTTAAATCGACGACCTCGGTCGAACAAGCACTTGCCGAGCAGCTGATCGGGTCGTCCAACTACGACGTGCAAACCTACGCCATCAACCAGAAAGAAGAGAAAGAGCGCGTCGCCGCAGCAGCACGATAA